One Pectobacterium colocasium DNA segment encodes these proteins:
- a CDS encoding ATP-binding cassette domain-containing protein: MTNAPAQIALDGLEKCFAGQEKPALASLTAEIRSGAVTGLVGPDGAGKTTLLRMLAGLLTPSKGTLRVAHLDPIKDDRQLHAILGYMPQKFGLYEDLTVMENLTLYADLRGIIGGVRKETFDRLLSFTDLTRFTDRLAGKLSGGMKQKLGLACTLLGQPKVLLLDEPGVGVDPISRRELWHMVHELADDGMLILWSTSYLDEAEQCRDVLLLNEGELLYRGAPRDLTARMAGRCILIDTGDRRHRDVLQDALRLPQVSDGVIQGQYVRLMLRPDADRASLLSALQLEAGCLHDTDPRFEDAFIDLLGGGPASDSSLASIMPQIDVSGGETVIEAQALTKKFGDFAATDHVSFQVKRGEIFGLLGPNGAGKSTTFKMMCGLLVPTDGKALVLDMDLKTSSGKARQHLGYMAQKFSLYGNLTVEQNLRFFSGVYGLRGKAQRDKMAGMTDAFNFKPIYRQTPDALPLGFKQRLALACALMHEPDILFLDEPTSGVDPLTRREFWIHINGMVNRGVTVMVTTHFMDEAEYCDRIGLVYRGKLIASGTPDELKHQAASTQTPSPTMEEAFIALIQAYDGEAEHG; encoded by the coding sequence ATGACTAACGCTCCCGCGCAGATCGCGCTGGACGGGCTGGAAAAATGCTTTGCCGGACAGGAAAAGCCCGCACTCGCCAGCCTTACTGCCGAGATACGCAGCGGTGCCGTAACCGGATTAGTTGGCCCAGACGGCGCAGGTAAAACCACACTGCTGCGTATGCTGGCGGGATTGTTAACCCCCAGTAAGGGTACGCTGCGCGTCGCGCATCTGGATCCCATCAAAGACGATCGCCAGCTCCATGCCATTTTGGGCTACATGCCGCAAAAATTCGGCCTGTATGAAGATCTGACGGTCATGGAAAACCTGACGCTGTATGCCGACTTGCGCGGTATTATCGGCGGGGTACGCAAAGAAACCTTCGATCGCCTGCTGTCGTTTACCGACTTGACCCGCTTTACCGACAGACTGGCAGGCAAACTCTCCGGCGGCATGAAACAGAAACTGGGGCTGGCCTGTACGCTGCTCGGGCAGCCTAAGGTGCTTCTGCTGGATGAACCGGGCGTGGGCGTCGACCCCATTTCTCGCCGTGAGCTGTGGCACATGGTGCACGAACTGGCTGACGACGGCATGTTGATCCTGTGGAGTACGTCGTATCTTGATGAAGCGGAACAGTGTCGTGATGTGCTGTTACTGAACGAAGGCGAGCTGCTGTATCGCGGCGCGCCACGCGATCTGACCGCGCGCATGGCGGGGCGCTGTATCCTGATTGATACCGGCGATCGCCGACATCGGGATGTATTGCAGGACGCGCTGCGTTTACCACAGGTGAGCGACGGTGTGATTCAGGGGCAATACGTCAGGCTGATGCTAAGACCCGACGCGGATCGAGCATCGCTGCTCTCCGCTTTGCAACTGGAAGCAGGGTGTCTGCACGACACCGATCCGCGCTTTGAAGATGCTTTTATCGACCTGCTGGGTGGCGGTCCGGCCAGTGATTCATCATTGGCAAGCATCATGCCGCAGATTGACGTCAGCGGTGGTGAAACGGTGATTGAAGCTCAGGCGCTGACGAAAAAATTTGGTGACTTCGCTGCGACCGATCATGTCAGTTTTCAGGTGAAACGCGGAGAAATCTTCGGTCTGCTTGGCCCAAACGGTGCAGGAAAATCGACCACCTTCAAGATGATGTGCGGCCTGTTGGTGCCGACTGACGGCAAAGCGCTGGTGCTCGATATGGATCTGAAAACCAGCTCCGGTAAAGCCCGCCAGCATTTAGGTTACATGGCGCAGAAGTTCTCGCTGTACGGCAATCTGACCGTCGAACAGAATCTGCGGTTTTTCTCCGGCGTCTATGGTCTCAGAGGCAAAGCGCAGCGCGATAAAATGGCGGGGATGACCGACGCCTTCAACTTCAAGCCCATTTATCGCCAGACGCCGGATGCCCTGCCGCTGGGGTTTAAGCAGCGGCTGGCGCTGGCCTGTGCGCTGATGCATGAACCCGATATTCTGTTTCTCGACGAACCCACCTCCGGCGTCGATCCACTGACCCGGCGCGAATTCTGGATTCACATCAACGGCATGGTCAATCGCGGCGTCACGGTAATGGTCACCACGCACTTCATGGATGAAGCAGAATACTGCGATCGCATCGGGCTGGTGTACCGTGGCAAGCTGATCGCCAGCGGCACGCCGGACGAACTGAAGCATCAGGCGGCCAGCACACAGACGCCCTCACCCACCATGGAAGAAGCGTTTATCGCACTGATTCAGGCGTACGACGGGGAGGCGGAACATGGTTGA
- the hlyD gene encoding secretion protein HlyD, translated as MKKRKLAFAALVLVLLGAGYGFYHHQQQQEKPLTLYGNVDIRTVNLAFRVGGRVAELNVDEGDTVQAGQPLATLDAAPYQNAQHQAQANLASAQAQLQLAQEGYRQEEIAQVRSQVAQSQAAYDYANSFYQRQQGLWDKRAISANMLDDARTSRSQALATLQAAKDKLSQFERGNRPQEIAAAQAAVAQASAGLAQAELDKQDTELLAPSPGVILTRAAEKGSMLAAGSTVFTLSLTRPVWVRAYVSEKDLGRVVPGSQMLIYTDGRPNQPYRGKVGFVSPSAEFTPKSVETEDLRTDLVYRLRIVVNDPDDGLRQGMPVTLRFEEVAEEANRTQEPVRHD; from the coding sequence ATGAAGAAGAGAAAACTGGCGTTCGCTGCCCTCGTTCTTGTCCTGCTCGGTGCAGGTTATGGCTTTTATCACCACCAGCAACAGCAGGAAAAACCGTTAACGCTCTACGGCAATGTGGATATCCGTACCGTCAATCTGGCCTTCCGTGTTGGCGGCAGAGTGGCCGAGTTGAACGTTGATGAAGGTGATACGGTGCAGGCAGGCCAGCCGCTGGCAACGCTTGATGCCGCGCCCTATCAGAATGCACAACATCAGGCGCAGGCGAACCTTGCCAGTGCTCAGGCACAGCTCCAACTGGCGCAGGAAGGTTATCGACAGGAAGAGATCGCGCAGGTGCGCTCTCAGGTTGCCCAGAGTCAGGCTGCCTATGATTACGCCAACAGTTTCTACCAGCGTCAGCAGGGGCTGTGGGATAAACGCGCTATTTCTGCCAACATGCTGGATGATGCCAGAACGTCACGTAGTCAGGCGCTGGCGACGTTACAGGCGGCAAAAGACAAGCTGAGCCAGTTCGAGCGTGGCAATAGACCACAGGAAATCGCCGCCGCGCAGGCAGCGGTGGCGCAGGCCTCAGCCGGACTGGCACAGGCGGAATTGGATAAACAGGATACCGAATTGCTGGCGCCGTCTCCCGGCGTAATCCTCACCCGCGCCGCTGAAAAAGGCAGCATGCTGGCGGCGGGCAGTACCGTTTTCACCCTTTCTCTCACTCGCCCGGTTTGGGTACGCGCCTATGTGAGCGAGAAAGATCTCGGCCGCGTCGTACCCGGTAGTCAGATGCTAATTTACACCGATGGGCGCCCCAATCAGCCCTATCGTGGCAAAGTCGGTTTTGTTTCACCCAGCGCCGAATTCACGCCGAAAAGCGTCGAAACCGAAGATCTTCGCACCGACCTGGTTTACCGCCTGCGCATCGTCGTTAACGATCCCGATGACGGGTTACGTCAGGGGATGCCGGTTACACTACGCTTTGAAGAGGTGGCGGAAGAGGCCAATCGCACTCAAGAGCCCGTGCGCCATGACTAA
- a CDS encoding ABC transporter permease, translating to MLHRLWTLIIKELQSLLRDPQTRAILVLPVILQVSLFPFAATLDVTNATIAIYSEDNGPHAIELTQRFAKAKSFSHVLMLHNSQDVAPTLDNQRALLILRFPPQFSRDIASGNTTSLQLILDGRRSNSAQIAANDVQHIVRDYQLALLAARPTQNTTSQNYSNSNNSELVVRHWYNPNLDYKWFVVPSLIAMIATIGVLIVTALSVAREREQGTLEQLLVSPLSTSQIFIGKAVPALIVATFQATIVLLAGILIFHIPFAGSLLLFYTTLLIYGLSLVGFGLLISSLCATQQQAFIGVFVFLMPAILLSGYVSPVENMPIWLQDLTWINPIRHFTDITKQIYLKDADFSIIWGSLWPLLIITLTTGSAAYAIFRRNIA from the coding sequence ATGCTGCATCGTCTGTGGACGCTGATTATTAAGGAACTGCAATCGCTGCTGCGCGATCCACAAACGCGCGCTATTCTGGTGTTGCCCGTTATCCTTCAGGTTTCCCTGTTTCCTTTCGCCGCAACGCTCGACGTGACCAACGCGACCATTGCCATTTATAGCGAAGATAACGGCCCTCATGCGATTGAGCTGACGCAGCGCTTTGCCAAGGCGAAGTCTTTTTCTCACGTGCTGATGCTGCATAACTCGCAAGACGTGGCTCCGACGCTGGATAATCAGCGTGCGCTTCTCATCCTGCGCTTCCCGCCGCAGTTCTCTCGCGATATCGCTAGCGGGAACACCACATCGCTTCAGCTTATTTTGGACGGCAGACGTTCCAACAGCGCGCAGATCGCCGCCAACGATGTGCAGCACATCGTGCGGGATTATCAGTTGGCATTGCTGGCGGCCAGACCCACTCAAAACACCACCAGTCAGAACTATTCAAATTCAAACAATAGCGAGCTGGTGGTGCGCCATTGGTATAACCCGAATCTGGACTACAAATGGTTTGTGGTGCCATCGCTGATTGCCATGATTGCCACCATCGGCGTGCTGATTGTGACAGCGCTTTCTGTGGCGCGCGAACGGGAACAGGGTACGTTGGAACAACTGCTGGTTTCGCCGCTGTCCACCAGCCAGATCTTCATTGGCAAAGCCGTCCCCGCGCTGATTGTCGCCACGTTTCAAGCCACGATCGTGCTGCTGGCGGGCATATTGATTTTCCATATCCCCTTCGCCGGATCGCTACTGCTGTTTTACACCACGCTGTTGATTTATGGCCTGTCGCTGGTGGGCTTTGGGCTGCTGATTTCCTCGCTCTGCGCCACGCAGCAGCAGGCGTTTATCGGCGTGTTCGTTTTCCTGATGCCCGCGATTCTGCTTTCTGGCTATGTTTCACCGGTTGAGAACATGCCGATTTGGTTGCAGGATCTGACCTGGATTAACCCGATTCGCCACTTTACCGACATCACCAAACAGATTTACCTCAAGGATGCGGACTTCAGCATTATCTGGGGCAGTCTATGGCCGCTGCTTATCATCACGCTAACCACCGGCTCGGCAGCCTACGCCATTTTTAGGCGAAATATTGCGTAA
- a CDS encoding ABC transporter permease: MVEQNSVEQDKTNQHGSTHFSTRRLRALCLKETRQILRDPSSGLIAFVIPLLLLFIFGYGINLDSSRLHVGILLEQQSEDARDLAKTFAASPFIEPTISNNRQHLIQQMQAGSIRGLIVIPTDFAERLARPGDRAPIQVITDGSEPNTANFVQGYAEGIWLLWQQQRAEDRGGTFEQLIKVQSRYWFNPAAISQHFIIPGAITIIMTVIGAILTSLVIAREWERGTMEALLSTQVTRAELLLSKLIPYYFLGMIAMTLCILVSTFIMQVPYRGSLLLLFVISSLFLASTLGMGLLISTLTRNQFNAAMVALNAAFLPAIMLSGFIFEIDSMPEFVRGVSYIIPARYFVSTLQTLFLAGNIGTVLITNLLFLILSAMVFIGLTAWQTRRRLD, translated from the coding sequence ATGGTTGAACAGAATAGCGTTGAGCAAGATAAAACCAACCAGCACGGCAGCACACATTTCTCCACGCGTCGCCTGCGGGCGCTGTGCCTGAAAGAGACACGCCAAATCTTGCGCGATCCCAGCAGCGGGCTGATCGCGTTCGTGATTCCGCTGCTGCTGCTGTTTATCTTCGGTTACGGCATCAATCTGGATTCCAGCCGTCTCCATGTTGGCATCCTGCTGGAGCAGCAGAGTGAAGACGCACGCGATCTGGCGAAGACCTTCGCGGCCTCGCCGTTTATTGAACCGACCATCAGCAATAATCGTCAGCACCTGATTCAACAGATGCAGGCTGGCAGCATTCGCGGTCTGATCGTCATCCCTACCGATTTTGCCGAACGGCTGGCGCGGCCGGGCGATCGCGCGCCGATCCAGGTCATCACCGACGGCAGCGAACCCAACACGGCGAATTTTGTGCAGGGATATGCGGAAGGCATCTGGCTGCTGTGGCAGCAGCAGCGGGCGGAAGATCGCGGCGGCACGTTCGAACAACTTATCAAGGTGCAATCGCGCTACTGGTTTAACCCGGCCGCCATCAGCCAGCATTTCATCATTCCCGGTGCGATTACCATCATCATGACGGTGATTGGTGCGATTCTCACGTCGTTGGTCATCGCCCGCGAGTGGGAGCGCGGGACAATGGAGGCGCTGCTCTCTACGCAGGTCACCCGTGCCGAGTTGCTGCTGTCCAAGCTCATCCCGTATTACTTTCTTGGCATGATCGCCATGACGCTGTGTATTCTGGTCTCAACCTTCATCATGCAGGTGCCCTATCGCGGCTCCTTGCTGTTGCTGTTTGTGATCAGCAGTTTGTTCCTGGCCAGCACGTTGGGTATGGGGCTGCTGATCTCTACCCTCACCCGCAACCAGTTCAACGCCGCGATGGTGGCGCTGAATGCGGCTTTTCTGCCAGCCATCATGCTGTCCGGCTTTATTTTTGAAATCGACAGCATGCCGGAATTTGTCCGGGGCGTGTCATACATTATCCCGGCACGCTATTTCGTCAGCACGCTGCAAACGCTGTTTCTCGCGGGAAATATCGGCACGGTGCTGATCACTAACCTGCTGTTTCTCATTCTCTCCGCGATGGTCTTTATTGGCCTGACGGCCTGGCAAACCCGGCGCAGACTGGATTAG